accAACCATTCCCCCCCATTCCCTTGGTGCCagatcagagccagcaccccctggaTGGGGAAAGGCCTagtgccccattcccagcccccttgAACcagccagtcctctgccctgggcccagcccagaaccagcgccccctagagggaaaAGCCCTGTGATCCATTCTGTGGAGAGTGACACTTTTTAAGACTCTCTTTATTTCTTGACTGCAACGTGACACCGGCCCCGGCCCCCAGCTGGTGTGATTCAGCCTTGCTCTCTTGGCACTAGGTCACTTTACACCGGCCGGGGATCTGTCCCATTGGCTCCACTGGCTCTGTGGCCGAGTGGGGGTCGGGCCCACGTCATGCTGAGGCCCCAGTGGCCGCTCTGTCCCACGGTCCCAGCTGGCGGGACTGGATTAGCACGTTCTTTTCCTGTTATCTCCATGGCCGGCAGCTGCAGCGACGTCCCTAAGTGCAGTCGACTCCCCCGGTGCTGAGGGTAaacatcccttccctccccacgcGGCAGCTGCAGCTGTCCCTGGCTTTTGCAGGGAGGGAGCGAGGTCAGAGTCTCTTTGCTCCTGAAGGCCTCTGGCAGTCACCATGGTAATGGCACCAGCCTGCGTGTGCTTTGGCTTAGGCAGCAGCTGGCGTTACCTTGACTCCGGTAAATGCCGCTGGGCACCATCATGCAAACTCTCCACCCAAAAAGgatttccctcctcccagccctcaAATCCTCTGGGgtctcccccaccagcctggggACCGAGAGACCCAATATGTCCCCCTTTTATTATTCTgttttaacctgtggaactcattgccactgatttttttccatggtGGGAACTTCACCAACCTCCTAATGCCACCTCTGAACTATGTCTGCCTCCTCATTTACCCTCTGTCAATGcagttagcctgtggaactcactgccacaagatgcCACTTTTGGAGAAAGGCTGCCTGGCCAGATGGAGCCCTGCTCTGGGGATTTCTATAAGGCTGAGCGGTCTCTGCACGTGCTGTGGCTTGAATCTTTGCAGGCCGTAACTCCACAGACTCCAGCagggaatttggcccagtgtgtttttttttttccactgcaacCTCTTGCCCCACTGTAATAGGTGGGAGAGACCCAAAGGAGCAGAGTTAATGAATGGAAGCCCTCTCTGGGCAACTGACGTGACCACTAGGAGGTATGGGTGATTTAGATCAGGGGCAAATGTAGGAGCGACATTACGGTAGAAGGTGGTTAACTCTTTGGCTTGGCTTCGCTGGAGTCACTTCCCTGCTTAATTAGAtctgaagctctttggggcaaggtccatctgtttgttctgtggatgtacagcacctggcgcaTGGGTTCCCCTGCGACGCTGAGACACTACCACAATCCGTCTCAAATAAGTATTTAAGCCTGTGCTTTGCTTTAAGGGGACACAGCTGAATGGAGAGGGGTTCATTAAAATGAGGATGGACAGATGCCTTCCTGCCACCTCCCAAAAGGATCCGTGGAAATGTCTCTGCTGACTCTGCCTGACCCTCCAAAAAATAGATCAATAAATAGGTGTATTATGATAGCACCTAGCAGCCCCAGTGATagcccaggactccattgtgctggctgctgtacattattaggtgtattatggtagtttCTAAGAGTCCAGCCATAGCCCAAGACCCCAGAGGGCCAAGCACGTTACATTATTTATTAAGTGTATTACCGTAGCCCCTAGTAGCCCCAGCCATGGACTGGGATGCAATTAGGGTAGGTGCTGTAGATTtgttaggtgtattacagtagaacctagGAACCCCAGTCGTGTGGCCTGTAACTCCTTTGCgctgggtgctgtacattattaggtgtattatggtagcagctaggagccccagccatggcccagaaccccattgtgctgggtgctgcacaaacacagaacgaacagatagtccctgccccagggtgcCGATCCTCTAAATTTGACTCATTTAACTGAGATTAGTTTAAGGCCTAGCGCTGATCCCGTcacctagcaatgagttccacaggctaaaacCTGCGACGTCCTGCCATCAGCTGTAAGGCCAGCCCTCCATTCCAGACACCGGCCGGCAGAGCTCTGCTAGTCAGTGCCCTGTAGACGGGTGAGGTCTGGCCGACCCAGCAGAAACCCTACCGGAGACGCGGTTATACCAGCCGAACGTTGTTTTTGCTGGGCGCGTTGATTTTGGTCGGGTGGGATGGAATGAGCGATTCTGGTGGAGCGCGCAGCTTTACTGGGGTAAGCCGAGTCCCCACGAGGAGCCCTTTGTGTATGGCTGGAGCTACCCGGCAAAGCACTCTTCAGCGAGATCGGGCCTCAATCCCCTCCCTTTCATACCCATCCAGCATCCATTCAGTCCTGCATTTTGCAGCGGGCTGACTAGGATCCCACCCGGTCTCTTCCCTATCCTGCACCTCTCCATGAGTCCTCCCCTTGACCACCCCGTCCAGGCAAGCCCCCCATGCTTCGCGCTCTCTCCATACGGCAGAAAGGAGATTGTACAGCTCgcctgtgttttatttttaacagcagCCCGTTCAAATTTCCATTCCGCTCCCTTATTAAtagatttattgtttttaatcacACGCAAACAGTGCGTCTTACGTGCATCTGAGCTGTCATGGAAACTAGCCCCAGTTCCTGGAACCAGCCTGACACATCCAGGCCTTTTAATGAAAATATCTGTCTGTCACGGCCCTCTGTGCGCTCTCTGGTCTCCACAGTAACAGGCCCATCTCTGGTCTCCGCCGCCTGCTCCCGAGAGTAGATAAGCGCTGTACAAGGCCAAGCAGATAGCGAGCAGCTGATATTTCTCAccctcccacaatgcaccacttcaTGGCCCCTAACTGAAGCAGCCCTGCGGACACCTGGGGAGAgatgggccctgccccagggagctttCAGTTCAAAGAAAGCGTTATCCCttgttttacagaagggaaactgaggcacgggggggCAGGAGTCTCTGGCAGGAAGTGATGGGGAGCATTAACCCCCAAGCCTCCCGCAGTGCTACCTCCGGGTTGAAATCGTCCCCTATGCAGCTGGGAATCTTGCAAAGAAGCAGCTCttatttgtgtgtgttggggggacgGGATTGTTTAAAGGACACCGCAGGGCAGGAGAGATACCGGACAATCACGACGGCATATTACCGAGGAGCTATGGGCTTTCTGTTGATGTACGACATCGCCAACCAGGATTCCTTCAACGCCGTGCAGGACTGGTAAGAGACCCCGTGTTCCCTTGCGTTGTACCATGACAGCCAGTCGTGTCCAGGGCTGAGTGAAGATACAGGCACTGGGGGCCCCTGTTTAGGGCCTCTGGCTCCCAGAAGGTCACAGGGATTGAGGTCAAGATCTCCGTGGGGGAAAATTAGCTCTCTGACTGGTGCTGgtagtgaagaaaagcttgagCTGAGCAAAAcggatgtctgcctgagtctgccgaGAGCGAGTTGATAGCTCAAAAGAGCGTGGAGGAGCTGTCTGTTGCAGCGAccctgcctgagtctgctgagAGCCTGAGCCCGTCCGCCTGAAAGTGGGCAGCTGCGCTGCGTGTAACTGATGCAGCCAAGCTGCCTGCATTTGCAGAAAGcaaactgtgtgtgtgagtgggggagggaaaatggccccctcaatccCTCCTGCCCTGGGGAGGGCCCTGCCTCCATTGGAAACTCCTGATAAAGTTGCAGTGCTCATATTCCTTAAAGACATGGCGTCGTGGGGAGGGGACCCATCCGTAAAGACTCATTGGATTTTTAAGATCTTTTATGGAGGGCGGGGCAGTGTTGGGGATGGAAGAGGCAGGTCACTGCACTGAACTGTGGGGAACACCGAGGCGGGGTAGACCTCGGAGATggggctcttcccccccccctcgaCCTTTTCACTGCTCCTTATTCCTGGCTTCACCCCTTTCTGGGGTCTGTTTGTCATCACCCCCTAGCCCAGCTGCAGCCTCCTGCCACCCATGAGTCAGATTGATAGTGAGTCACTGGGTAAAGGGAGGAGGAGTCAGGCTGTCCGAGGCTGATGCTGCAGCTCGGAGCCCCTGAGCTGCCTTGGGTCAGGCTGAACAGGGAAGGGGTTTAGCCCAGGGATATAGTggaagctaggactcctgggtcctctccttggctctggaaggagggtggggtctagtggttagagcagggggcttgggAGACAGGACTCCGAGGTTCAGTTCTGAGAGATGAGCCCTCAGATGGCTGCTTTCACTCACGCAAAGCCCCCTGGGTGCCATTTCTTCCTGGGACTGTGTTTAACGCCGCTGAACACTGACGGATGCACGTTCCCTCCAAAGATCTCcgagtgctttacaaacaggGTTTGgtatttattgttgttgttattttgatCCCTCtttcacagaaggggaaactgaggcacaaggtagCAGAGACACCCAAAGTAGTCATcttttccaccccctcctctctaccCACTAGGCCCCTCTCCCCTCCTAAGCCTGGGCATAGATAGAACCTCAgagtcctcactcccagccccacagctcaaaccactagaccccaaagccctcccagagctggggatagaacccaggagtcctgacctcaAAAGGATAGTAAACAATGTGAGTTGTGAGGGTGTGGGCGGAGGGAAGGATTTGTTCAGTGGACGAGTCTATATGTTGTGCAAATTCCTGGCTGTTTTGGGGTTCATCTTGCTTTAAGACAGGGTGGTGCGGGGTCCCCAGCGATAAAAGACACATTGGGTTTGTAACCGTGCTCTTTTATAAGGGAGGGAGGAGTCAGAGTGAGGTGGGGTGAAGGTGATTGACAGCTGGGTGGGCACGGCTTGTAAGCAAGGCCCGAGTTCaattcccacccctgctccatagGGCGACCCAGATCAAGACCTACTCGTGGGATAACGCCCAGGTGATCCTGGTGGGGAACAAGTGTGACCTGGAGGACGACCGAGTGGTGGCCACAGAGGATGGCAAGCGGCTGGCAGATGAGCTAGGTAGGtgccctcccctccagccccgcaGCGGCTGGAGAACCTAGAACGGATTTTTCCGTTTGTCGACAATTCCAAAAACCCCACAAATGAACTTtcgtggtggtgggggaggagtgtCAACGTTTTTCAAAACATTCAGCAAGTTGAAAACTATTTCGTTTCGACTTGAGGCAGAAGTTTTGAACTGGAGCATTTTTAActtcttttgtttaattttaaagaacACACTTGAAGGAAATTTTGAGAGGAAAATAACTTAaatgtgttatttttttaaaaattcttttttggggggtgggggggttgttttttggtttgggttttcttCCCCTCCAACTGCAACCATTTGGCACAACCAAATTCCCATGAAAATCAGCAGTTGGTAGGCACCCGAATGAGGCTTGAGGCCTTGGGCGTTTGGCTAAGGTTTTATTTGCAATCACAAATTTCTCCATGAACAGCAGGGGCCTCTCCCAATCATCTCGCCACACTAAAACTCTTGGTTTTTTGCGTCACCTCGCCTCCTAGTGGCCAACGTCAACAGATAAAAGTCTGACTGCTGCTGGCCTCTATAGTcctagagtccaaggccagaagggacccctgtgatcagctagtctgacatcttgcatcacacaggccagagacctgtagGTAGTTATACAAGGGGATCAGGTTATTGCTCCGTTAGCTCAGGTGTTAAGGGACTGGGGGCTTTCATGCCAAAGGCTAAGGGTTCCAATCCTCCTCCTGGATCCactgtaagaatggccatattgggtgagACCAAGGGTCCATATAGCCCACCTGGTCTTctgatgccaggtgccccagagggaatgaacagaacaggtgatcatcaagtgattcatcccctgttgccaattcccagcttctggcaaacagaggctcgagacaccatccttgcccatcctggctaatagccattgatggacctatcctccatgaacttatctattcttttttgaaccatgttatagccttggccttcacaacatcctctggcaaggagttccacagattgactgtgcgttgtgtgtaCTTTGTCACCAACACACGATTTTTCTCCTCCTTctgttctttctctttccctcctttctcctccttccttccctcccctccccacagggtTTGAATTCTTTGAAGCCAGCGCCAAGGACAACATCAACGTCAAGCAGGTCTTTGAGCGCCTGGTGGACATTATCTGCGAGAAGATGAACGAGAGCCTGGACACCAACACCACCCTCGTCGGCAACAGCAAGAACGGGGCCCTGACCGAGACTTCCCCCCCGCAGtccagcagctgctcctgctAGATAACAGACTCCACCCACCTCCGCTCCTCTCTTTCCGtgccccccctcccgccccagcggTCACATTGATGTCATAGATAAATAGGATGGGAGGTTATGGGGAGAGGCGGATCTCTTGGGCTGGTGTCCCACTGTTTCATTATTTGCCGATGACATCAATGCAACGGATCTGCTTTCCCTTTCCTTATCCCCAATCCAGGGTTCTTCCATCCCGGCAACCACAGCCAGCTGAGGGATGAGGAACATGAGCCCATCCACCGGACCTCAGAGGTGGTGGGACAGGCCCAGGCCCCCCACCACTGACGCAAACTGGcctgacttccattgacttcgatGGCGCTGACGTGGATGCTATGGATCCAACGGGGGTCTGATGTCTCAGCAGCTGCGCAGTCTCTTGGGTGTGCATCTATTAACCAAGCCCTAGGTGCACCTTTGCAAAAGGCTGGGACATTGAACCCCCGCCTAGATCTGTGACAACTGCTCTGTTTGTATGAGGACggggaggggtgtcaggggaGATGTAGGGATTTTTCCTGCGCAGGGCTTGCTGCAGGATCCTCATGCTGGAAAACAGGtgttgagggagggggaagatcCATTTTCATCTCAATTTTTCACTGAACATTTCAGGCTTTTCCCAGTGAAATTCATGTCCTGAACATCTTTGACCAAAATCGGAGCAACTTATTCTGAAATGCCTCCTAGATGTTGTAGTCCAGGTGCCTTGTGCTCCTGTTCTCTTCTGTAGAGTGGAGGTCttggtcagactacatctcccatgatgcaccactttCTCTCTGCTAGGGGAGGggttgcatcatgggagtcccttGCCATGGTGCAGCATGGGAGACGTAGTCCAACTAAGGAACCCGGCTCATAGGGGAGAATGGAAGCTTGAGGccactgaactacaactcccatgctgcaccacagcagcatttccaaagCAACTCAACCCCAACTGCCTGTTTCCTATAGAGTCTCACACACCCTGTAAATGGCGTCCCCTACCCTGGTGCATTTGTTTGCACTAGTGTCAAATGCTCCCATGAAAATAACAATGCAAGGCAACCGAGAGTTGGGTCCCTTTAAGCAGCCTCCAGTTGAGTACCCCAACCCTGGAGGCACCAGAAATCACTGGTGGTTTGTGTAGGGGGAGAGGAGTAAATCCAGAGAGACTCCGCTTACACACTgaccctcaactggtgtaaatgggtgtcTGGCCCTCTGTCGCCAATGGCGTGACACTGgtttacatcagctggggatctgggtcTTAATGTAGaaaagggccaggggagagacaaGACCGTGGACTGGGGAAAATGCAGAATACCTTCAATATATTGGATCAGTttgaaccaatccctgcagggctgggagtcttGTAAAACCAAAGATCCTGGGCCTGATTTCCCATTGCACTGTGCTTTGTACAGTGATTTATTTACACGAGGATGTGAGGGGTTAAAATCGATTCTAATCTGATTTGCACGAGTggtgcatgggggaggggtaGTGGTGCAGGACACTGGGGAGTTGGACCACTGAGGCAGGAAGAGTCAACGGGTAGACAGACTTTTCCCCCATCTTGGGGTGTTGGTTCCAGGCTTGGCAGGGACTGAGACCCTAATCTAATGCAGGCAATGCATGAGTTCGCCCCAGGCTTGAGGCTTTGGTGTCCTACACTGTGAGGGGCTGCTGCGCTGTGGGAAAGTTGAGGCAGAGCTTTGTAGGGCCTGGGGCCCAGATCCCTTTACTGTTCCCTGGGATTTGAGGACATCTGACTCCCTTTGTgatgccctctgcccccagcctgcaTTAACTATCCCCGTCAAGCCCAAAGATTCCAGTGCTGTTGTTTTTTGGAGGGGCTGTGCAGGCACCCAATGGGGCACCTTCCAGAAAGTTGTAGCTGACAGATGGGCCTTGGATAAGCCCCGAAGGAGGAAAATCACTGGATTCCCCATCAGGGGATGGCTATGCTTGGACCTGGACCAGGGCATGAGACTCAGTTGCTCCTCTACTTCTGGAGTCGTGCCTAGTCCCTGGTGTCAGCTAGAGCAGCCACTGGGCTGCTCTAATTCATGCTCTGTTTCCCAAGAGCCCCTGCTGAAGCATGGAGTACCCATAGTGCAATGTGTTCCTCTCATACACCCTCCCACACTAGGTTCAGTGCCCTTCTACcagcttcccattggctggggtagaccctgcccctgcacagTGGGTTTATGTAGTGGGGGGAGGCAGGATTCTCAGCTGGGACTGTCTCTGCCCACTTGATTCAGCCTTAAAGGGGCCTTAACTGAAAATCAGCCTCTGGAATCTGGACTCATGTGTGTCACCTGCCCCATACTGTACCGGGACTCAGCTCCTTTAAAAAGGAGTCAGACACATTCCAGGGCGATGTGAAATGCTCCTTGATGTCCCAGCCATGCTGGGACACAGCAAGTCTTGGCTGGAAAAGGTACCACAGTCCATTCCTGTCCTGTGCTGCACAGATCATTTCAGCCCCTCCACGGCTATCGATTAGCTTCTCCTCACTGGAGCAAGCAAGCTTCTGTGCGACGACTGGGTTCTCCTGGAGTCCGATCTCACGGCGTTCTGTGAAGCAAGTGCTCAGGGCGCGGCTGGGGGGAaccagacagcaagggtgaaaaatcaggatgggggtggggggtaatagacacctatataagacaaaaccccaactgtggggactgtccctatagaatTGGGACATCTCGTCACCCTACGGTGCACCGTCCCTCAGCTCACAATGTGACGCTTACACGCTTCGTGCCCCAGCTGTGCAGTGTTTTGGCCACGGGCCAGGGGGTTGCATCATTCAGATTTCCAGGGGATGTGCAATCTTTAAAAACGGAGGAGAAGCCAGTGTCTTacttttacaaaaaaaacaaaagtgcCTTTAGCAAAAGCCAAACTATTGATCAGTCATGTGTAGCTAGCCACGCTCCCAGCTAAGCTGTAGCCCCGTGCATgctcttttcttcttagccaGACCTATGCCTTCTCCCCACACCCTTCCAAGAATTAtttaagagagagagatgcaaagtGGGATTTAGGTATGACTGGGGCGGGAAtgggctttttgttctgtgtttgtacagggcctggcACACTGGGCCATGACCAGGCTTCTGAGCGCTACCATAATACGCCTAATAAAGACTaataatgcctttgaaaatcacaacGGAAAGGTCTGATGACTGACTGATTTCTACGCAGGTGGGTCACGGGCCCCCTGCAAGGGCTAGATGATATAGTTAGGTGGTGGTGGAGGTGTCTCTGTCTCAGGGTATGAGAGACGAGGGGGGAGGTAATGGCTTTTATTGGCCCAAGCGCTGCTGGTGAAGGAAACAAGCTTTCAAACGCCAGGCAACTCCTCTGTGAGACCTGGAGGAATCCCAGGTTTAGCTTTGGCACAATTCAGCTTTGATTTTTCTATCATTTTGAGGGATACGAGGGATGtttattttaagaatattttttagAACCAATTTACATGTTCATCAGTGCACAAAATGCTgggttttaaagcatttttttctatgTATTTAAATTTTCCCAGTTGTGGGAAAATATGGGGGGATCAGACacggggaggggagtggacaATGACACTCGACTTTGGGATTCAACATGGAAAGCTTGAAAGCCGTCAACACACAAGCTGTCAACATCACGCGTCAAAATTTTACCCTTCACTCAAACTCTAATGAATTCTCAAGCAGCAGGTTTCTTACTTAGCCCGGCTGTCAGTGTCAATGATCAGTGGAAATAGTTTTGCCTCCTTTGTGGGTGTCTGGTGAAATCGCCGTTTATCgacctgtcaaagttagaatcaggactcacaatttgtcagaccactctgttttattagcacagcgctctgccaataacattcagaatatgtgagcggccatgcaaggcccaaacagtcttatttatacagataaaagagcgggaattagacaaagggacaaagaaagcaaaacaggaaaattcacctggggcacagcatgcatatcctatttccttactaactgttatcgatttaaggctaatacttcaccaattgccctcaaacggtgcaattgttctatgttaatgtctgtattcctgacacctggattgcagcattccaacagtttgtcttaaaggtacagacagcatttctttaatcctttctattttcacaatataattcattctactttcacaatccctccttttggtcaggcgtacgccatgaccaacccttactgagttccacaaattaaccattccttatctcttagttcatcagcgatattcaaaatcattatattagcactctgttttggggcagccatctgggtgacacaattttggatacaacagattaactgaaagcatacaaaaatcactaagatttcaaacaggatagttagggctccctgaaacaaccagtttcctatgccagagaaattgaacaggttacttagccacttccataaagaactcagctcttcatgaggaagatatgcgatttgttctaagtggctatagcgatctattaccttattggtattgtataaacatacaacattgttttccagtgagagcacaggtccctcctttggccgcgagcactatgtccaatgcctgacggttctggagggccacctgtccgatcgcctctgtttccttggccagggctcttaaactttctctggttttatttgccattatttaactacttaggagcctttttgcctggtgtattgctcccccaagtggggtaaaggaactgccaatagcctcttcccaggtgtcattactgttccatattgtgttaaacagacaaggtcctccagtgaggtctgggtaattgagtgggatagccaggacaggaacaccagtttgagagtgggctgggatgtggctgcagacccagcatttagaaataataagggtctgagctatccacacttgctgctggataaaagaattgtcattgtgtgcaccccagaccttaagataccagcagccgaagaacaggtgctaccagagctgcatgttggaggcaaggcccttctggttctgacaacctcaactgagggaactgcactcacagttttatgtccaccaggcagcaggcgctcggctcactactgcttcttcttgggccttgctttatgtagtcatctgcttctggcaacccttacgagagcgtagattgtaaggtattgcaggctgttcctctacgtcttcttctggagtcaaaaaaattgactctgcgtggtcctgaggtggtggttggttcactggggtctgtgcattcttgcactgcgaagcatgtatccactctgagatgccagacagtttaacagccgtcccttgactctggctgtaacaatggccttcacaccttatcttttcctgatgcatagattcctcattcacacaaatagatttgagaatacaaacagtagtattttatattgaacaaaaaaaacattgcaaattaaacctt
The sequence above is a segment of the Gopherus evgoodei ecotype Sinaloan lineage unplaced genomic scaffold, rGopEvg1_v1.p scaffold_40_arrow_ctg1, whole genome shotgun sequence genome. Coding sequences within it:
- the RAB3D gene encoding ras-related protein Rab-3D, translated to MASANDTRQAQKDAADQNFDYMFKLLIIGNSSVGKTSFLFRYADDSFTSAFVSTVGIDFKVKTVYRNEKRVKLQIWDTAGQERYRTITTAYYRGAMGFLLMYDIANQDSFNAVQDWATQIKTYSWDNAQVILVGNKCDLEDDRVVATEDGKRLADELGFEFFEASAKDNINVKQVFERLVDIICEKMNESLDTNTTLVGNSKNGALTETSPPQSSSCSC